One window from the genome of Treponema sp. OMZ 838 encodes:
- a CDS encoding type II toxin-antitoxin system PemK/MazF family toxin → MIRGEIYWADYGIPYGSEPGFKRPVVIVQNDAFNIKELHTVLAVPLTTNIILADAPGNVFIDKIDSGLPKDSVAVVSQTGVIDKARISEKVGILPFDDMHEIDAGLCLILGLN, encoded by the coding sequence ATGATACGTGGTGAAATATACTGGGCTGATTACGGAATACCGTATGGAAGTGAGCCTGGATTTAAAAGACCTGTTGTGATCGTCCAGAATGATGCATTTAATATCAAGGAACTCCATACTGTTCTTGCCGTTCCGTTGACAACCAATATAATACTCGCTGATGCTCCCGGGAATGTATTTATCGATAAAATAGATAGCGGTCTTCCAAAAGATTCCGTCGCAGTGGTATCGCAAACAGGAGTGATTGATAAAGCAAGAATTTCTGAAAAAGTTGGCATCCTACCTTTTGATGATATGCATGAAATTGATGCCGGACTTTGTTTGATTTTGGGGCTTAATTAA
- a CDS encoding TaqI-like C-terminal specificity domain-containing protein, with amino-acid sequence MVGLCKADILASNTLYSIWSKTPDFSLLYILCILNSKLIKKYWSTTYSDNKLLFSKIKGYQLKERPIKKIPLQEQTPLIHFAEQMLDAQE; translated from the coding sequence ATCGTAGGTCTATGTAAAGCTGACATACTTGCATCAAATACACTATATAGTATTTGGTCGAAAACTCCTGATTTTTCATTATTATATATACTGTGTATATTAAATTCAAAATTAATAAAAAAATATTGGAGTACAACATACTCCGATAACAAGTTACTATTTTCTAAAATAAAAGGATATCAGCTAAAAGAACGGCCTATTAAAAAAATTCCGCTTCAAGAGCAAACGCCGCTTATCCATTTTGCTGAGCAAATGCTTGATGCACAGGAATAG
- a CDS encoding P-loop NTPase fold protein, giving the protein MRDKTNAEITVYPKLIKNMPCEEDLFAGKAHTTIAQNICNTIKNNLDCRMIGLDGSWGTGKSNLLKILEKQLNQQEYEKYYFFYMTHGDIKKIFNDVQF; this is encoded by the coding sequence ATGAGAGATAAAACTAATGCAGAAATAACAGTATATCCTAAACTTATCAAGAATATGCCGTGTGAAGAAGATTTATTTGCTGGTAAAGCACATACAACAATTGCACAAAATATTTGTAATACCATAAAAAATAATCTTGATTGTCGTATGATAGGTCTTGACGGATCTTGGGGGACCGGTAAGTCAAACTTATTAAAAATACTTGAAAAACAGCTTAATCAACAAGAGTATGAAAAATATTATTTTTTTTATATGACGCATGGGGACATCAAGAAGATATTCAACGACGTGCAATTTTAG